One genomic window of Micropterus dolomieu isolate WLL.071019.BEF.003 ecotype Adirondacks linkage group LG06, ASM2129224v1, whole genome shotgun sequence includes the following:
- the mpz gene encoding myelin protein P0 isoform X1, giving the protein MLTFLALASVVLLGIVPEQSQAIVIYTGWERHALVGSDIRLSCSFFSWRWTSEDVTFSWTYRPDGSRDSISIFHYTGGAAYVDNKGPFRDRLEFVGNPGRRDGSILIKNLDFNDNGTFTCDAKNPPDIVGRPSSVRLLVFEKVPIQAGVITGSIIGVVLGLLVLIVVIYYLMRFLVARRVFSLSVSKHGKKKKEGSQQRQGPVPPADPSKVKAAASEKKKQESRKDKK; this is encoded by the exons ATGCTGACGTTTTTGGCGCTGGCGTCGGTTGTCCTCCTGGGAATAG TGCCTGAGCAGTCCCAGGCCATAGTGATTTACACCGGCTGGGAGCGCCACGCCCTAGTGGGCTCCGACATCCGGCTGTCCTGTTCCTTCTTCTCCTGGCGCTGGACCTCGGAGGACGTCACTTTCTCCTGGACATACAGGCCTGATGGATCCCGGGACAGCATCTCT ATCTTCCACTACACTGGTGGGGCTGCCTATGTCGACAACAAGGGCCCGTTCAGGGACCGGTTGGAGTTTGTGGGGAACCCGGGCCGCCGTGACGGCTCCATCCTGATCAAGAACCTGGACTTCAACGACAACGGCACTTTCACCTGCGACGCCAAGAACCCCCCTGACATAGTGGGCCGGCCCTCCAGCGTCCGCCTGCTGGTCTTTGAGAAGG TGCCCATCCAGGCAGGTGTGATCACAGGATCCATCATCGGGGTGGTGCTGGGCCTGCTGGTGCTCATTGTGGTCATCTACTACCTAATGAGGTTCCTGGTGGCGCGCCGCGTCTTCAGCCTCAGTGTCAG CAAACATGGCAAGAAAAAGAAGGAGGGATCACAGCAGAGACAG GGCCCCGTGCCTCCCGCCGACCCCTCCAAGGTGAAGGCAGCCGCCTCGGAAAAGAAGAAGCAGGAGTCTCGCAAGGATAAGAAATAG
- the mpz gene encoding myelin protein P0 isoform X2, which yields MLTFLALASVVLLGIVPEQSQAIVIYTGWERHALVGSDIRLSCSFFSWRWTSEDVTFSWTYRPDGSRDSISIFHYTGGAAYVDNKGPFRDRLEFVGNPGRRDGSILIKNLDFNDNGTFTCDAKNPPDIVGRPSSVRLLVFEKVPIQAGVITGSIIGVVLGLLVLIVVIYYLMRFLVARRVFSLSVSKHGKKKKEGSQQRQLWTPPPLTCYPLP from the exons ATGCTGACGTTTTTGGCGCTGGCGTCGGTTGTCCTCCTGGGAATAG TGCCTGAGCAGTCCCAGGCCATAGTGATTTACACCGGCTGGGAGCGCCACGCCCTAGTGGGCTCCGACATCCGGCTGTCCTGTTCCTTCTTCTCCTGGCGCTGGACCTCGGAGGACGTCACTTTCTCCTGGACATACAGGCCTGATGGATCCCGGGACAGCATCTCT ATCTTCCACTACACTGGTGGGGCTGCCTATGTCGACAACAAGGGCCCGTTCAGGGACCGGTTGGAGTTTGTGGGGAACCCGGGCCGCCGTGACGGCTCCATCCTGATCAAGAACCTGGACTTCAACGACAACGGCACTTTCACCTGCGACGCCAAGAACCCCCCTGACATAGTGGGCCGGCCCTCCAGCGTCCGCCTGCTGGTCTTTGAGAAGG TGCCCATCCAGGCAGGTGTGATCACAGGATCCATCATCGGGGTGGTGCTGGGCCTGCTGGTGCTCATTGTGGTCATCTACTACCTAATGAGGTTCCTGGTGGCGCGCCGCGTCTTCAGCCTCAGTGTCAG CAAACATGGCAAGAAAAAGAAGGAGGGATCACAGCAGAGACAG CTCTGGACACCGCCCCCCCTCACTTGCTACCCCCTCCCTTAA